A genomic segment from Pseudoalteromonas aliena SW19 encodes:
- the asd gene encoding archaetidylserine decarboxylase (Phosphatidylserine decarboxylase is synthesized as a single chain precursor. Generation of the pyruvoyl active site from a Ser is coupled to cleavage of a Gly-Ser bond between the larger (beta) and smaller (alpha chains). It is an integral membrane protein.): MSLDKFKIAMQYAMPKHFISRVVGKLAAAKAGALTTTLIKLFIKQYKIDMSEAKYSDPAHYKSFNEFFTRPLKNGVRPMVEDSNTIIHPVDGAISQLGDIVDGQLIQAKGHDYSLQALLGGSQDDTTAFLGGKFATIYLAPKDYHRIHMPIDGTLSKMIYVPGDLFSVNPLTAQNVPNLFARNERVVAIFETEIGPLAMVLVGATIVASIETIWAGTVTPPAGSDVFSWNYPTKGENAITLKKGEEMGRFKLGSTVVLAWGADKAEILDDQLPEVVTRLGTAFAKIND; encoded by the coding sequence GTGAGTTTAGACAAATTTAAAATCGCAATGCAGTACGCAATGCCAAAACATTTTATTTCACGCGTAGTAGGCAAATTAGCCGCTGCCAAAGCGGGCGCATTAACAACCACATTAATTAAACTATTTATTAAGCAATACAAAATAGATATGAGCGAAGCGAAATATTCAGATCCAGCTCATTATAAAAGCTTTAATGAATTTTTTACCCGCCCTTTAAAAAACGGCGTACGCCCTATGGTAGAAGATAGCAATACCATCATTCATCCAGTGGATGGCGCAATCAGCCAACTAGGCGATATTGTTGACGGACAGCTAATACAAGCTAAAGGTCACGATTACAGCTTGCAAGCTCTGTTAGGCGGCTCACAAGATGATACAACAGCATTTTTAGGCGGTAAATTTGCCACTATTTACTTAGCCCCTAAAGATTATCACCGTATTCACATGCCAATTGATGGCACGCTAAGCAAAATGATTTACGTGCCAGGTGATTTATTTTCAGTAAATCCACTTACAGCGCAAAACGTGCCTAACTTATTTGCACGTAACGAACGCGTAGTAGCAATTTTTGAAACTGAGATTGGTCCGCTTGCTATGGTGCTAGTTGGCGCAACAATTGTAGCCAGCATTGAAACTATTTGGGCAGGTACTGTAACACCACCAGCAGGCAGTGATGTATTTAGTTGGAATTATCCAACTAAAGGCGAAAACGCTATCACGCTTAAAAAAGGTGAAGAAATGGGCCGCTTTAAGTTAGGCTCTACTGTGGTACTTGCATGGGGTGCTGATAAAGCTGAAATACTGGATGATCAACTACCAGAAGTGGTTACTCGCTTAGGTACTGCGTTTGCAAAAATTAACGATTAA
- a CDS encoding acyl-CoA thioesterase: MTFKVDFKVRDYECDLQGIVNNSVYFNYLEHARHEFLHANGVDFAQLAKDKINLVVMRSEMDYKLSLRPGDEFYVAVEPQRISRLKFAFKQTVVRKSDEREMLSALVIGTSVNEKGRPFLPEKIDSLFKTTTKC, encoded by the coding sequence ATGACCTTCAAAGTTGATTTTAAAGTACGTGATTATGAATGTGATTTACAGGGCATCGTAAATAACAGTGTGTATTTTAATTATTTGGAGCATGCTCGCCACGAGTTTTTACACGCAAATGGCGTTGATTTTGCTCAGCTTGCTAAAGACAAAATTAATCTTGTCGTGATGCGTAGCGAAATGGATTATAAACTTTCACTCCGACCAGGAGATGAGTTTTACGTTGCAGTAGAGCCACAGCGTATTAGTCGTTTAAAGTTTGCGTTTAAGCAAACGGTTGTGCGCAAAAGTGACGAAAGGGAGATGCTTAGTGCACTGGTAATCGGAACGTCAGTTAACGAAAAAGGCCGTCCATTTCTGCCAGAAAAAATAGATAGTTTATTTAAAACTACAACTAAGTGCTGA
- a CDS encoding thiazole synthase codes for MQTKDCLTIYGEQIKSRLLIGSALYPSPDIMTQSIVASGAEIVTVSLRRQQSAAAGDDFWQLIKNTGLKILPNTAGCHSVKEAITLAKMCREVFATDWIKLELIGDDYNLQPDPFALLEAAKILINDGFKVLPYCTDDLVLCQRLNELGCEVLMPWGAPIGTGKGLLNSYNLKTIRERLPDTTLIVDAGLGLPSHACQALEMGYDAVLLNSAIAGAGCPITMSRAFKASVEAGRFAYKAKAMPEKDVAAPSTPTMGMPFWHQQ; via the coding sequence ATGCAAACTAAAGACTGTTTAACTATTTATGGAGAGCAAATAAAGAGTCGTTTATTAATAGGCTCTGCGCTTTATCCGTCGCCCGACATTATGACCCAGTCGATAGTTGCCTCTGGGGCTGAAATTGTAACTGTGTCGCTTAGGCGACAACAAAGTGCAGCAGCCGGTGATGACTTTTGGCAGTTAATAAAAAATACAGGCTTAAAAATACTGCCTAACACTGCAGGATGCCATAGTGTTAAAGAGGCCATAACGCTTGCAAAAATGTGCCGAGAGGTATTTGCCACCGATTGGATAAAGCTAGAGCTGATTGGCGATGATTACAATTTACAGCCGGATCCTTTTGCGCTACTTGAAGCCGCAAAAATATTGATTAACGATGGCTTTAAAGTATTGCCTTATTGCACCGATGACTTGGTACTTTGCCAGCGCTTAAATGAGCTTGGGTGTGAGGTGCTTATGCCGTGGGGTGCGCCAATAGGCACAGGTAAAGGCTTGTTAAATAGTTATAATTTAAAAACTATTCGAGAGCGCTTACCCGATACCACATTGATAGTGGATGCAGGTTTAGGTTTACCATCGCATGCCTGCCAAGCACTCGAAATGGGGTATGATGCGGTATTATTAAATTCAGCCATTGCAGGGGCGGGTTGCCCAATTACTATGAGTCGCGCATTTAAAGCTTCAGTAGAAGCAGGTCGCTTTGCATACAAAGCAAAAGCGATGCCGGAAAAAGACGTTGCAGCCCCATCAACCCCAACAATGGGTATGCCATTTTGGCATCAGCAGTGA
- a CDS encoding HesA/MoeB/ThiF family protein: MSELSDKETLRYSRHLLLKEVGLEGQLALKSSTVAVVGAGGLGSPALLYLAAAGVGTLILIDDDEVDLSNLQRQVLYKINHLGQNKVAAAGKVLASLNNQIEIVTHCQKLDESNAPSILKGADIVLDCSDNFSTRYSVNRYCIANKIPLISGAALATKGQLMGFDFRQSDSPCYGCVFPQSEVTPVINCSNAGVISPLLGVIGSMQAQLTLNLLLGHAEGCVFIAFDALTLKQQHFKVVKDSDCKECGVK; this comes from the coding sequence GTGAGTGAGCTAAGCGATAAAGAAACCCTGCGTTACAGCCGCCATTTATTGCTTAAAGAAGTTGGGCTTGAAGGGCAGTTAGCACTTAAATCCTCAACGGTTGCAGTAGTGGGGGCTGGTGGGTTAGGTAGTCCAGCGCTTTTATATTTAGCCGCTGCGGGTGTTGGAACGCTTATTTTAATTGACGATGATGAGGTTGATCTTTCAAACTTACAGCGCCAAGTGCTTTATAAAATAAATCACTTAGGTCAAAACAAGGTCGCCGCCGCAGGTAAAGTATTAGCGAGTCTTAATAATCAAATAGAAATAGTAACGCATTGCCAAAAGTTAGATGAGAGTAATGCGCCGAGCATACTAAAAGGCGCTGATATAGTACTTGATTGCTCTGATAACTTTAGTACTCGCTATAGCGTTAATCGTTATTGTATTGCTAATAAAATACCGTTAATTTCGGGAGCTGCGCTAGCAACAAAAGGGCAGTTAATGGGCTTTGATTTTAGACAAAGTGATAGCCCGTGTTATGGCTGTGTTTTTCCACAAAGCGAAGTTACACCAGTTATCAATTGCAGTAACGCAGGAGTAATTAGCCCGTTACTTGGTGTAATAGGCTCTATGCAGGCGCAACTTACGCTCAATTTATTGCTGGGGCATGCAGAGGGGTGTGTGTTTATAGCCTTTGATGCGCTTACTTTAAAGCAACAGCATTTCAAAGTAGTCAAAGATTCAGACTGTAAAGAGTGTGGTGTGAAGTAA
- a CDS encoding META domain-containing protein, translating into MKLAAIPMLIIGLCVGCASTGTVTSEQLKYTQWQLSRVDGLAIPPSFSASMSFIEALQVNGFAGCNKFFGEGSLEEGSLTVSKLGMTRKSCGEELDEFEQQLLQTLKQGAELKMQDQQLVMQGKQKLVFIPK; encoded by the coding sequence ATGAAATTAGCAGCAATACCGATGCTTATAATCGGTTTATGTGTTGGTTGCGCATCGACAGGGACGGTTACCAGTGAGCAGCTAAAATATACCCAATGGCAACTATCACGTGTTGATGGTTTAGCAATTCCACCTTCGTTTAGCGCATCAATGAGTTTTATTGAAGCACTACAAGTAAACGGTTTTGCCGGCTGTAATAAATTTTTTGGTGAAGGTTCGCTTGAAGAAGGCAGCCTGACTGTAAGCAAATTAGGGATGACGCGCAAGTCGTGCGGTGAAGAACTTGATGAGTTTGAGCAACAGTTACTCCAAACCTTAAAGCAAGGCGCAGAGCTTAAAATGCAAGACCAGCAATTAGTTATGCAAGGCAAACAAAAACTTGTGTTTATCCCTAAATAA
- the thiS gene encoding sulfur carrier protein ThiS: MNITINGELLNVNSKALVEVLQRFGAVAPFAVAVNGEFIPQSQHSNYVLNEGDSVELLSPIQGG, from the coding sequence ATGAACATTACAATTAATGGCGAGCTACTTAATGTTAATAGCAAAGCGCTCGTTGAGGTACTTCAACGTTTTGGTGCAGTTGCGCCTTTTGCTGTGGCTGTTAATGGCGAATTTATTCCACAAAGTCAGCACAGTAACTATGTACTTAATGAAGGCGACAGTGTTGAGTTACTGTCCCCCATTCAAGGCGGATAA
- the thiC gene encoding phosphomethylpyrimidine synthase ThiC: MSNTTNKASRRETRAAASEYIYNLTGQPFPNSHKVYVEGTQPGVRVGMREITLSDTFIGGTDENPVYESNDPLRVYDTSGPYTDPSFELDVRKGLPKFREQWIESRGDTEVLESVTSQFSQQRMADEGLDHIRFDHLPKIRRGIAGKNVTQMHYARQGIITPEMEYIAVRENMGRAEIRKELLAAQHKGESFGASIPEFITPEFVRDEIARGRAILPNNINHPETEPMIVGRNFLVKVNANIGNSSVSSSIEEEVEKMVWSTRWGADTVMDLSTGRYIHETREWVVRNSPVPIGTVPIYQALEKVNGVAEDLTWEIFRDTLIEQAEQGVDYFTIHAGVLLRYVPMTAKRVTGIVSRGGSIMAKWCLAHHKENFLYTHFEDICEILKQYDVCFSLGDGLRPGSIADANDEAQFSELRTLGELTKIAWKHDVQVFIEGPGHVPMHMIKANMDEQLKHCDEAPFYTLGPLTTDIAPGYDHITSGIGAAQIAWYGCAMLCYVTPKEHLGLPNKEDVKEGLITYKIAAHAADLAKGHPGAQERDNALSKARFEFRWHDQFNIGLDPDRAREYHDETLPQESGKVAHFCSMCGPKFCSMKISQEVRDYAKDLETRGIDPNNAGDAIEIKMVDVEAEMKAKSAEFKQTGSEIYHKAV, from the coding sequence ATGTCAAACACTACAAATAAAGCGTCGCGCCGAGAAACTCGCGCTGCCGCGTCTGAATATATTTATAACTTAACGGGTCAACCGTTCCCTAATTCTCATAAAGTATATGTTGAAGGCACACAACCAGGCGTGCGCGTTGGTATGCGTGAAATCACGTTAAGTGATACGTTTATTGGCGGCACAGATGAAAACCCTGTTTATGAGTCAAACGATCCGCTACGTGTTTACGATACGTCGGGACCGTATACCGATCCTAGTTTTGAACTAGACGTGCGCAAAGGCTTACCAAAATTTCGTGAGCAGTGGATTGAAAGCCGTGGCGACACCGAAGTTTTAGAATCAGTGACGTCGCAATTTTCGCAGCAACGCATGGCAGATGAAGGGTTGGATCATATTCGCTTTGATCACTTACCAAAAATTCGCCGTGGTATCGCAGGTAAAAACGTAACGCAAATGCACTACGCGCGCCAAGGGATTATTACTCCTGAAATGGAATACATAGCCGTTCGCGAAAATATGGGGCGTGCAGAAATTCGTAAAGAATTACTAGCCGCGCAGCATAAAGGCGAGTCGTTTGGCGCAAGTATTCCTGAATTTATTACCCCAGAATTTGTACGTGATGAAATAGCCCGTGGTCGCGCTATTTTACCAAATAATATAAACCATCCAGAAACAGAGCCTATGATTGTAGGGCGTAACTTTTTAGTAAAAGTTAACGCCAACATTGGTAACTCATCGGTCAGCTCATCTATTGAAGAAGAAGTAGAAAAAATGGTGTGGTCTACCCGCTGGGGAGCAGACACCGTAATGGACTTATCAACGGGTCGCTACATTCACGAAACCCGCGAATGGGTTGTGCGTAACTCGCCTGTACCTATTGGCACAGTACCGATCTATCAAGCGCTTGAAAAAGTAAACGGTGTGGCTGAGGACTTAACGTGGGAAATTTTCCGCGATACGCTTATAGAGCAAGCCGAGCAGGGCGTTGATTACTTTACTATTCACGCCGGTGTATTACTTCGTTATGTACCAATGACCGCTAAACGTGTAACCGGTATTGTGTCACGCGGTGGCTCAATTATGGCTAAGTGGTGTTTAGCGCATCATAAAGAAAACTTTTTATACACGCACTTTGAAGATATTTGTGAAATTTTAAAACAATACGATGTGTGTTTTTCACTCGGTGATGGCCTTCGTCCAGGCTCTATTGCTGATGCCAACGATGAAGCGCAGTTTAGTGAGCTACGCACATTAGGTGAACTGACTAAAATTGCGTGGAAACACGATGTACAAGTATTTATTGAAGGACCTGGTCATGTGCCAATGCACATGATTAAAGCTAATATGGATGAGCAATTAAAACATTGTGACGAAGCGCCATTTTATACATTAGGCCCATTAACGACCGATATTGCACCAGGGTATGACCATATTACCTCGGGTATTGGTGCGGCTCAAATAGCATGGTACGGCTGTGCAATGCTTTGTTATGTAACACCTAAAGAGCATTTAGGTCTGCCAAATAAAGAAGATGTTAAAGAGGGTTTAATTACTTACAAAATTGCAGCGCATGCCGCCGATTTAGCAAAAGGTCACCCAGGCGCGCAAGAGCGTGACAACGCTTTATCAAAAGCACGCTTTGAATTTAGATGGCATGACCAATTTAATATTGGTTTAGATCCTGACCGTGCTCGCGAGTATCACGACGAAACGCTTCCGCAAGAATCAGGCAAAGTGGCTCACTTTTGCTCTATGTGTGGCCCTAAATTTTGCTCTATGAAAATTAGCCAAGAAGTACGCGATTACGCTAAAGATTTAGAAACACGCGGTATTGATCCTAATAACGCTGGCGACGCTATTGAAATCAAAATGGTTGATGTAGAAGCCGAAATGAAAGCTAAATCTGCTGAGTTTAAGCAAACAGGCTCAGAGATTTACCATAAAGCGGTATAA
- the thiE gene encoding thiamine phosphate synthase: MNNVVWTIAGSDSGGGAGIQADIKAMQSFGVHGCTAITALTAQNSLGVEAINAVSTDIIESQLLALEKDMKAKVIKIGMLANVQQIQLISEHISHYKAKWPTPPVIVYDPVAIASSGDLLTEEDTVSAIRECLLPLVDVITPNTHETQLLTGVYLIGPAAIKEAANKLLSWGAKAVVIKGGHWDYPSGYCIDYCVNNFTQDGEEYWLGNQKIQTPHNHGTGCSMASVIAACLAKDYPLKDAFILAKAYINQGLKQSIRYGEGIGPVAQTWFPTNLDDYPQVIEPGSWLGDELDFDVPLDFNMAADFAPCESKSLGLYAVVDSTDWLEKCLQQGIKTAQLRVKNKTQDELDELIKHAVELGKQYNAQVFINDYWQLAIKHGAYGVHLGQEDLDIANLAAIKDAGLRLGLSTHGFYEMLRAHNYRPSYMAFGAIYPTTTKDMTGQIQGLEKLIKFVPLMQSYPTVAIGGIDLSRAEQVAKTGVGSVAVVRAITEADNYVEAISALQVAISSAN; the protein is encoded by the coding sequence ATGAATAACGTAGTGTGGACAATTGCCGGATCTGATTCTGGCGGCGGTGCCGGTATCCAAGCTGATATAAAAGCAATGCAAAGTTTTGGTGTGCATGGTTGTACGGCAATTACGGCGCTTACTGCGCAAAATAGTTTAGGCGTAGAGGCTATTAATGCAGTATCTACCGATATTATTGAATCGCAGTTACTAGCGCTTGAAAAAGACATGAAAGCCAAAGTGATAAAAATTGGCATGTTAGCCAATGTGCAGCAAATTCAGTTGATCAGCGAACATATAAGTCACTACAAAGCTAAGTGGCCAACGCCGCCTGTTATTGTATATGACCCTGTTGCTATTGCCTCAAGCGGTGATTTACTAACAGAAGAGGATACGGTAAGCGCAATTAGAGAATGTTTACTGCCGCTAGTGGATGTAATAACTCCAAACACACACGAAACACAGTTATTAACCGGTGTGTATTTAATTGGCCCTGCTGCAATAAAAGAAGCGGCTAATAAGTTATTAAGCTGGGGCGCGAAAGCCGTTGTTATTAAAGGCGGACATTGGGATTACCCAAGTGGCTATTGTATTGATTATTGTGTAAATAATTTTACGCAAGATGGTGAAGAATACTGGCTTGGTAATCAAAAAATACAAACACCGCATAATCACGGCACCGGATGTAGCATGGCTTCGGTAATTGCTGCGTGTTTAGCTAAAGACTACCCATTAAAAGATGCCTTTATTTTAGCTAAAGCATATATAAATCAAGGGCTAAAACAGTCGATACGCTACGGCGAAGGGATTGGGCCGGTTGCTCAGACCTGGTTTCCTACTAATTTAGATGACTACCCACAAGTGATTGAGCCAGGTAGCTGGCTGGGTGATGAGCTCGATTTTGATGTGCCGCTTGATTTTAATATGGCTGCTGACTTTGCACCTTGTGAAAGTAAATCGTTGGGTTTATATGCGGTTGTAGATAGTACCGATTGGCTAGAAAAATGCTTACAACAAGGCATTAAAACAGCGCAGTTACGCGTTAAAAATAAAACGCAAGACGAGCTGGATGAGCTCATTAAGCACGCTGTTGAGCTGGGCAAGCAATACAATGCGCAGGTTTTTATAAACGATTACTGGCAGCTAGCTATTAAACATGGTGCGTATGGTGTGCATTTAGGGCAAGAGGATTTAGACATTGCTAATTTAGCGGCAATTAAAGACGCTGGATTAAGGCTTGGGCTTTCTACCCATGGTTTTTATGAAATGCTACGTGCGCATAATTATCGCCCTAGTTACATGGCATTTGGCGCTATTTACCCAACCACAACAAAAGATATGACAGGTCAAATACAAGGCCTTGAAAAGCTGATTAAGTTTGTACCACTTATGCAAAGCTACCCAACAGTAGCAATAGGCGGAATTGATTTAAGCCGTGCTGAGCAGGTAGCTAAAACAGGCGTAGGCAGTGTTGCCGTCGTGCGTGCGATTACCGAAGCTGATAATTACGTAGAGGCTATAAGCGCTCTGCAAGTGGCCATAAGTAGTGCCAATTAA
- a CDS encoding TonB-dependent receptor, with protein MNLRLSLITAALLPLFSAPLVAHADDSDLERIVVTGDFQRESIQTLSASASLFSEDEINQRGASYLDEMLGSTANVNFASGASRGRYIQIRGVGLRSQFVDPINPSVGLVIDGINYSGLGGSSLLFDIDQVEIYRGPQGTRFGADGMAGMIQMGSAKATADPSLKLQLGAGTYNTREAGLAASTGLTDDTSARVSYFRRKSDGYVDNLYLNDETQNQDEQVARFKLNTQLTKHLNTELNLHYIDINNGYDAFTLNNSRNSVADEPGQDNQQSYAIGLANTYTGFGAFDVNLNLSAIDTELLYSFDEDWVCNDANKPLLCATGLHPDGYSSTDLYSRDRDDQSVDLQFNSKTGNWVAGVYYQNRDVDLARKYTWLASPFSSTYETNNVAVYGQVATPIGPKTTLITGLRVEQYQGDYTDSNGFIQETDDIMVGGKIALEYQVIDRTMIYTSITRGYKAGGINSEALAKAKDEGLNLSADFFQQHTSFDPEYLWSGEFGVKGSSLDDKFTLRLAAFYMHRDDIQLKAWQVEGQQFTGYVDNASSGSNYGLEIEGNYQLTDNLFLTGSAGYLNTEIDGFVTKSGLNQDGREQAQSPKYQYAFTARYNFTNELYGMIGVEGKDDYYFSDSHNSQAPNSNLVNLSFGYEADMWAVRAWARNVFDETVPTRGFEFGNDPQDGYTTHTYTQLGEPRVAGVTFTLNL; from the coding sequence ATGAACTTACGTTTGTCTTTAATCACCGCCGCACTTTTACCGCTTTTTAGTGCACCACTTGTAGCTCACGCTGATGATAGCGACCTAGAAAGAATAGTTGTAACTGGCGACTTTCAACGCGAAAGCATTCAAACTTTAAGCGCGAGTGCGAGCTTATTTAGCGAAGATGAAATTAACCAACGTGGTGCAAGTTACTTAGACGAAATGTTAGGCAGTACCGCCAATGTAAACTTTGCGTCTGGTGCGTCGCGCGGTCGTTATATTCAAATTCGTGGCGTGGGACTTCGCTCACAATTTGTAGATCCTATTAATCCATCTGTAGGCTTAGTTATTGATGGTATTAACTATTCTGGCCTTGGTGGCAGCTCATTGTTATTTGATATTGACCAAGTAGAGATTTATCGTGGACCACAAGGTACACGCTTTGGTGCCGACGGTATGGCCGGTATGATCCAAATGGGATCAGCTAAAGCTACAGCCGATCCAAGCTTAAAATTACAACTAGGGGCTGGCACCTACAACACACGTGAAGCAGGCCTTGCAGCAAGCACTGGCTTAACTGACGACACAAGCGCTCGCGTTAGCTACTTTCGCAGAAAGTCAGACGGTTACGTTGATAACCTATATTTAAACGACGAAACACAAAATCAAGACGAACAAGTAGCCCGTTTTAAATTAAACACTCAGCTTACAAAGCATTTAAATACTGAGCTAAACCTTCACTATATTGATATAAACAACGGCTACGATGCGTTTACGCTTAATAACAGCCGTAATAGTGTTGCCGATGAACCAGGTCAGGATAATCAACAAAGCTACGCTATTGGCCTTGCTAACACCTACACAGGTTTTGGTGCTTTTGATGTAAACCTCAACCTATCGGCTATTGATACCGAGTTACTTTACAGCTTTGATGAAGACTGGGTATGTAACGATGCAAATAAGCCACTATTATGTGCTACAGGCTTGCACCCCGATGGATACAGCTCAACTGACCTTTATAGCCGCGATCGCGACGATCAGTCTGTAGATTTACAATTTAATTCTAAAACTGGTAACTGGGTTGCGGGTGTTTATTATCAAAATCGTGATGTTGATTTAGCGCGTAAATATACATGGTTAGCAAGCCCGTTTTCTTCAACTTACGAAACAAATAATGTTGCAGTATATGGCCAAGTAGCGACTCCAATTGGCCCTAAAACCACATTAATTACAGGTTTACGTGTAGAGCAATACCAAGGTGACTACACCGATAGTAATGGCTTTATACAAGAAACTGACGACATAATGGTTGGCGGTAAAATTGCGCTAGAATATCAAGTAATTGATCGCACTATGATCTACACCAGCATTACCCGTGGTTACAAAGCCGGCGGTATTAACTCTGAAGCGCTTGCTAAAGCTAAAGATGAAGGCTTAAACCTAAGCGCTGATTTTTTCCAGCAACACACTAGTTTTGACCCTGAATACTTATGGAGCGGCGAATTTGGTGTTAAAGGCTCATCGCTTGATGACAAATTTACGTTGCGCTTAGCTGCATTTTATATGCACCGCGACGATATTCAGTTAAAAGCATGGCAAGTAGAAGGTCAGCAATTCACCGGTTATGTCGATAACGCAAGCTCTGGCAGTAACTATGGCTTAGAAATCGAAGGAAACTACCAACTAACAGACAATTTATTTTTAACCGGTAGTGCTGGTTACTTAAATACAGAAATAGACGGTTTTGTAACTAAATCTGGTTTAAACCAAGATGGCCGTGAACAAGCACAGTCACCTAAATACCAATATGCGTTTACCGCTCGTTATAACTTTACTAATGAACTGTACGGCATGATTGGTGTTGAAGGTAAGGACGATTACTACTTCTCAGATAGCCACAACTCACAAGCACCAAACAGCAACTTAGTTAATTTAAGCTTTGGCTATGAAGCAGACATGTGGGCAGTACGCGCATGGGCTCGTAATGTGTTTGACGAAACGGTTCCTACACGTGGCTTTGAGTTTGGTAATGATCCACAAGATGGTTACACAACGCATACCTATACACAATTAGGTGAGCCTCGTGTAGCGGGTGTTACGTTTACGCTTAACCTGTAA
- a CDS encoding FAD-dependent oxidoreductase, translated as MFYNIAVVGFGLAGRLAVLELSKQHHVTVFEADDEHTQNSAGKVAAAMLAPLAESVLCEADLALMGLDSMKRWPSIIAELESDIFFQQQGTLVIAHQQDKGDLQSFAQRIKPLAEYTAERVSAQQITMLEPELAGRFNQGLFLPCEGQIDNQAFYKASFAQLNKRKVKFVFNQRVTISDNKINNRPFDYIIDCRGLGAKGDKPIRGVRGEVARLYAPEVSLTRPVRLMHPRYPIYIAPKPNHEYVIGATEIESQDDGAATVRSTLELLSAAYTVHSGFAEARLLNIQTGLRPAFSDNRPEVSQVGNVISINGLYRHGYMLAPALVAQAVSRIE; from the coding sequence ATGTTTTATAACATTGCGGTGGTTGGGTTTGGTTTAGCCGGTAGGTTAGCTGTACTTGAATTAAGTAAGCAGCACCATGTCACTGTTTTTGAAGCAGACGATGAGCATACACAAAATAGCGCTGGTAAAGTGGCAGCGGCAATGCTCGCCCCGCTTGCTGAGTCGGTGTTATGCGAGGCTGACTTAGCGTTAATGGGTCTTGATTCAATGAAGCGCTGGCCTAGCATTATTGCAGAACTTGAAAGTGATATTTTTTTTCAGCAGCAAGGCACATTGGTCATTGCGCACCAACAGGACAAAGGCGATTTACAAAGCTTTGCACAGCGTATAAAACCGCTAGCTGAATACACTGCCGAGCGTGTGAGTGCTCAGCAAATTACAATGCTTGAACCTGAACTTGCAGGGCGCTTTAATCAAGGCTTATTTTTACCCTGTGAAGGGCAAATAGATAATCAAGCATTTTATAAAGCCAGCTTTGCACAGCTCAACAAACGTAAAGTAAAGTTTGTGTTTAACCAGCGCGTAACCATTAGCGACAACAAAATAAACAATCGACCATTTGACTACATTATAGATTGCCGTGGGCTTGGCGCTAAAGGCGATAAACCGATTAGAGGCGTGCGTGGTGAAGTAGCAAGGTTATATGCACCTGAAGTGAGTTTAACGCGACCTGTACGCTTAATGCATCCGCGTTACCCAATTTATATAGCGCCTAAGCCTAATCATGAATATGTAATTGGTGCGACTGAAATCGAATCGCAAGACGATGGAGCTGCAACAGTGCGCTCAACTCTTGAGTTACTTTCAGCGGCTTATACCGTACATAGCGGGTTTGCCGAAGCACGACTACTTAATATTCAAACCGGATTACGCCCCGCATTTAGCGATAACCGCCCAGAAGTATCACAAGTTGGTAATGTAATTAGCATTAACGGTTTGTATCGACATGGTTATATGTTGGCGCCGGCATTAGTGGCGCAAGCAGTTTCTCGAATAGAGTGA